A genomic stretch from Leishmania donovani BPK282A1 complete genome, chromosome 36 includes:
- a CDS encoding endochitinase, putative, translating into MAACAGLRLGVVRVLLVVAIVCGLRAAVVTAEESSLSSPIVCTCRCCYQGGCSPLTNVSWTVSSCNECSTKMCNDYISSQQVRADTARLFEGIQGEKPLNDTVVVQECEVIAVLEAATCTTKSCKRTSTIKAECYDRNAPLIKYSIISFVLLTIFAVILGIIKNYIPAFQSLNEKYFNY; encoded by the coding sequence ATGGCGGCCTGTGCCGGATTGCGACTCGGtgtggtgcgtgtgctctTGGTTGTGGCGATTGTGTGCGGCCTAcgtgccgctgtcgtcaCGGCTGAGGAGTCTTCGCTGTCGAGCCCTAttgtgtgcacgtgtcgctgctgctaccaGGGTGGGTGCAGCCCGCTCACGAATGTGTCGTGGACCGTCAGCTCCTGCAACGAGTGCTCCACCAAGATGTGCAATGACTACATCTCTAGCCAGCAGGTGCGCGCAGATACGGCGCGCCTCTTCGAGGGAATTCAGGGTGAAAAGCCCTTGAACGACACCGTTGTGGTGCAGGAGTGCGAGGTGATtgccgtgctggaggcggccaCGTGCACGACGAAGAGCTGCAAACGAACGTCAACCATCAAGGCGGAGTGCTACGATCGCAACGCACCTCTCATCAAGTACTCCATCATTTCGTTTGTGCTGCTCACCATTTTCGCTGTCATCTTAGGTATCATCAAGAACTACATCCCCGCCTTCCAGTCCCTGAATGAGAAGTACTTCAACTACTGA
- a CDS encoding T-lymphocyte triggering factor, putative has protein sequence MPPKTATAAAGGQQREKGKKDGAAAADPVKELRNMEDIHEVLAKAQQLRNYFQAERDKVNGMWDITKKELENEQFSLQNAESELEELEREHQVEMKVYQQKVRHLLYDQKVAVKQLRDESDAALRQAEAAHTQRMHQLEVERQRRMTGMQSAREAQESRIVDQRDGHQYMLTVTKRRNHEKELARLQASYEAKLSTLREDLELRRRAEVQDAEERYNLHINHLIQQHEDKFNEMKAYYNHITHNNLEIIQSLKDEIATMKKNDEHNEGLMFEIEKENENLVAPLEQLEKEVAELQVKKQQHIQDKQSLRSFRTRYKLLQQQLCALRQEKEMLEDQYKNVYDEREDLRAKFESALREAMDVVADRNNSLQQNLIEAHARLEQRDAQLEGVLRAMGLEPAAMELISNEIDAEVQAKNQVIKDLHFEMRRLEKKVNAMVEEYERRCRAVGVPPLDRASVMQV, from the coding sequence ATGCCGCCGAAGACGgcgacagccgcggcaggcggccagcagagggagaagggcaagaaggatggagctgcagccgctgacCCGGtcaaggagctgcgcaacaTGGAGGACATCCACGAGGTTCTAGccaaggcgcagcagctgcgcaactACTTTCAGGCAGAGCGCGATAAGGTGAACGGCATGTGGGACATCACCAAAAAGGAGCTCGAGAATGAGCAGTTCAGCCTGCAGAACGCCGAAAGCGAGCTGGAGGAGTTGGAACGCGAGCATCAAGTGGAGATGAAGGTCTACCAGCAGAAGGTGCGCCATCTCCTGTACGACCAGAAGGTTGCCGTGAAGCAACTGCGCGACGAGAGCGAcgcggcactgcggcaggctgaggcggcgcacacccAGCGGATGCATCAACTAGAGGTGgaacggcaacggcgcatGACTGGTATGCAGTCCGCTCGTGAGGCCCAGGAAAGTCGAATCGTAGATCAGCGCGATGGTCACCAGTACATGCTGACGGTCACGAAGCGTCGCAACCACgagaaggagctggcgcgATTGCAGGCCTCGTACGAGGCGAAGCTGAgcacgctgcgcgaggacCTGGAACTGCGACGCCGAGCCGAGGTCCAGGATGCGGAAGAGCGATACAACCTCCACATCAACCACCTTATCCAGCAGCACGAGGACAAGTTCAATGAGATGAAGGCCTACTACAACCACATCACGCACAACAACCTTGAAATAATCCAGTCCCTTAAGGACGAGATTGCCACCATGAAGAAAAACGACGAGCACAACGAGGGCCTGATGTTCGAGATCGAGAAGGAAAACGAGAACCTCGTAGCACCGCTGGAGCAGTTAgagaaggaggtggcggagctTCAGGtcaagaagcagcagcacattcAGGACAAGCAAAGCTTGCGTAGCTTCCGCACCCGATACAAGTTGCTTCAGCAACagctgtgcgcgctgcggcaggagaaggagatGCTGGAGGATCAGTACAAGAACGTCTATGACGAGCGCGAGGACCTGCGCGCGAAGTTCGAGTCTGCCTTGCGGGAGGCAATGGATGTCGTCGCTGATCGCAACAactcgctgcagcagaacCTGAtcgaggcgcacgcgcggctgGAGCAGCGCGACGCACAGCTGGAGGGTGTGCTGCGTGCCATGGGCCTGGAGCCGGCCGCGATGGAGCTGATATCGAACGAGATTGACGCCGAGGTGCAGGCGAAGAATCAAGTCATCAAGGACCTGCACTTCGAGATGCGCCGACTGGAGAAGAAGGTGAACGCCATGGTCGAGGAGTacgagcgccgctgccgtgccgtTGGCGTACCACCGCTCGACCGTGCAAGCGTCATGCAGGTGTAA
- a CDS encoding 60S ribosomal protein L37a, with protein sequence MAKRTVKMGVMGRYGTRYGANPRKRAKKLEVSQHAKHFCSFCGKFAFRRKAVGIWRCDGCSKTVAGGAYTLSTPNNSTVRSTVRRLRELAKI encoded by the coding sequence ATGGCGAAACGCACAGTGAAGATGGGTGTGATGGGCCGCTACGGCACCCGTTACGGCGCAAACCCGCGCAAGCGCGCGAAGAAGCTTGAAGTGTCCCAGCACGCCAAGCACTTCTGCTCCTTCTGCGGTAAGTTTGCATTCCGCCGCAAGGCTGTCGGCATCTGGCGTtgcgacggctgcagcaAGACGGTTGCCGGTGGTGCGTACACCCTGAGCACTCCCAACAACAGCACCGTCCGCTCCACGGTCCGCCGTCTGCGCGAGCTGGCCAAGATTTGA
- a CDS encoding nucleoside transporter 1, putative has protein sequence MTGQSAAVEGSNSALPWYRMGFHTLAEFNTYVTFVLLGMSIMMVTSAVTSAPDFVTKYFIYATGDPDAVAETPLFWNNANTFYNAGTYAMQVVTEIASLTPFMRSIPLGIRLFLGLGIPFVELVVIIAVPAATIPTQNGAIAVIMVVAMMGGLSKALCDSCTNALVGPFPTKFMNGAQWGLTVIALFMSIIQIILQVSMGSTFQDVLTISRIYFGIGIGIQVMAIAALVLLRYNPFAQKYIAEFRAAALRRRGHVEPEESQDSKEPATGDVAEAPKAGEKEVTLDEMEEADEVRAVPSDAFVAKSGAVLQATGDADRMVDLDQTKNITSTEQMLRASVWSVFKRIYPMLLCAFTIFFTTLLVFPGVFFLVPARSGWYMTIIVTLFNAGDFVARVLLMIRVLRPSPKLVIVGTFGRLAVIPLIVLCVRGFIPGVALPYVLIFLFGLTNGYFGTMSCIHCPRTPTLHYAGERSVAAMLAGISLMLGLCFGSNMSLAITLTY, from the coding sequence ATGACGGGCCAATCTGCTGCGGTCGAGGGGAGCAACTCCGCACTCCCGTGGTACCGCATGGGTTTCCACACGCTTGCCGAGTTCAACACATACGTTACAttcgtgctgctcggcatgTCCATCATGATGGTGACGAGCGCGGTCACATCTGCACCTGATTTTGTCACCAAGTACTTCATCTACGCGACCGGCGACCCAGATGCGGTTGCGGAGACGCCGCTGTTCTGGAATAACGCGAATACCTTCTACAACGCCGGCACGTACGCTATGCAGGTCGTCACTGAGATCGCTTCACTGACTCCGTTCATGCGCTCGATTCCGCTTGGCATTCGTCTTTTCCTGGGCCTTGGCATCCCGTTTGTGGAGCTGGTGGTCATCATCGCCGTGCCGGCCGCGACCATCCCAACGCAGAACGGCGCGATCGCAGTGATCATGGTGGTCGCGATGATGGGTGGCCTCTCCAAGGCGCTATGCGACTCGTGCACGAACGCCCTTGTCGGCCCCTTCCCGACCAAGTTTATGAACGGCGCGCAGTGGGGTTTGACCGTGATCGCACTCTTCATGTCGATCATCCAGATCATCCTGCAGGTGTCTATGGGGTCGACGTTCCAGGACGTGCTCACCATCTCCCGCATCTACTTCGGCATTGGAATCGGTATTCAGGTGATGGCTATTGCGGCGCTCGTCTTGCTGCGTTACAACCCGTTCGCGCAGAAGTACATCGCTGAGttccgtgctgctgcgctgcgccgccgtggccaTGTGGAGCCGGAGGAGTCGCAGGACAGCAAAGAGCCCGCGACGGGCGATGTCGCGGAGGCGCCCAAggcgggagagaaggaggtcACCCTGGAtgagatggaggaggcggatgaGGTGCGCGCGGTGCCCAGTGACGCGTTCGTTGCCAAGAGCGGCGCGGTGCTCCAGGCGACTGGTGATGCGGATCGGATGGTGGACCTGGATCAGACGAAGAACATAACGTCGACGGAGCAGATGCTTCGCGCCTCCGTGTGGTCTGTGTTCAAGCGCATCTACCCGATGCTCCTGTGCGCATTCACCATCTTTTTCACGACTCTGCTGGTCTTCCCTGGCGTGTTCTTCTTGgtgccggcgcgcagcggctggtACATGACTATAATTGTGACGCTGTTCAATGCGGGCGACTTCGTGGCGCGAGTTCTCCTGATGATCCGTGTGCTGCGCCCGTCGCCGAAGCTCGTGATTGTTGGTACTTTTGGCCGTCTCGCTGTTATTCCGCTGATcgtgctgtgcgtgcgcggcttCATCCCCGGTGTCGCCCTGCCGTACGTCCTTATCTTCCTGTTCGGGCTGACTAACGGCTACTTCGGTACGATGTCGTGCATCCACTGCCCGcgcacgccgacgctgcaCTACGCCGGCGAGCGCTCTGTGGCCGCCATGCTGGCGGGTATCTCTCTGATGTTGGGCCTTTGCTTCGGCTCCAACATGTCTCTTGCCATAACCCTGACCTACTAA
- a CDS encoding mismatch repair protein MSH8, putative — translation MVLLDNQVDVNSVSFTYPFLEGIDPTAPPSTISIPHKYLDAMANMERQYWDIKSKHYNVVIFFKKGKFYELYDYDAVIANREFGLKMVLDTSNRGKMRLAGVPEQSYNEWARLFVYRGYKVGRVEQMKETESEAQAAKMKVVPRELVEVLTPGTLKDPSMLSDHREVFVLSLAPVCSDGELVIDAFAVDLSRRVAHWCTCGSGNKEAKTGCHAVSSELSIKRENGFYGSLKDSTLRALSALLQQLNPKEVIISSSDWVSKDAERRQAFKHICDEITKWTESEGFSVEHISSTALPSLSMSAMVTAEQVMASYFTFLCLASDIAIFSTATEYTAHLSGVIGADSGTAASDTMLGGAASGKSSIMDYEHRFDKGLVLDAATVSNLEVLTNLHDGSDKHSLNECLNRCSTNGGRRLFRSWLLRPSASSRVIAARQEAVRFLARYNLLHSLRDMEVSEQAGEKRFRSNEGLSLFSSVVFVDFERFLSRLSDIKQNDSQNIAYVDPMVQYKKNLGIILSSVQALSAMVGWGKQFFAQCREVACEQGTDIPALLGELLEEVTTAEASSKRIEGLFDRQAAEESGLLIPSPGTSSAYDAATAKLRHVESKLHDVRRQLQEDVFRGAQAHFADLGKDLFLIEVAVADAPKMTPAGMVERARNAKSVKYVVSSIEALVETHKEATAMKAGALLTVLCSVASRICDEFPRLFSASRALSYIDCLLSLAQLHQAFPTVCYPRLCTAHERDVAVVRGWDMIHPLLTAKNPVANNVSLDDVEGRVLLLTGPNMAGKSTLMRTVAINVLLAQLGGPVLATKMELSPVDRVFTRIGARDASHKGQSTLYVELSETADILHSASARSLCLVDELGRGTSTHDGMAIAHATLHALTTAKPAAPLTIFSTHYHALAIEQARTATTTPTGAHARAVQLGYMDFVLKFETAAAFADEEANDRSRSFAPGSCVSNVVFLYRLVRGICARSYGVEVAVMAGIPNTLVQLAKAKSEAMSRETAFHEDVRAIENFIRV, via the coding sequence ATGGTGCTTTTGGATAATCAGGTCGATGTGAACTCGGTGAGCTTCACTTATCCCTTCCTGGAAGGGATCGACCCGactgcgccaccgtcgacTATATCGATTCCGCACAAGTACCTCGATGCAATGGCCAACATGGAAAGGCAGTACTGGGACATCAAGTCGAAACACTACAACGTCGTGATTTTCTTCAAGAAGGGCAAATTCTACGAGCTATACGACTACGACGCTGTGATTGCCAATAGAGAATTCGGCCTGAAAATGGTCTTGGACACATCTAATCGCGGCAAAATGAGGTTGGCTGGCGTTCCCGAACAAAGCTACAATGAGTGGGCTCGACTTTTTGTGTATCGCGGGTACAAGGTGGGCCGTGTTGAGCAGATGAAAGAGACCGAGAGTGAGGCGCAAGCAGCGAAGATGAAGGTTGTTCCGCGTGAACTGGTCGAGGTGTTGACCCCAGGCACCTTGAAAGATCCGTCAATGCTGTCTGATCACCGCGAGGTCTTTGTTTTGTCGCTTGCCCCCGTCTGCAGCGACGGGGAACTCGTAATTGACGCGTTCGCTGTTGATCTATCACGCCGCGTCGCGCATTGGTGCACATGCGGCTCTGGCAACAAAGAGGCCAAAACTGGCTGTCATGCCGTTTCTTCGGAGCTCAGTATCAAGAGAGAAAACGGCTTTTACGGCTCTCTAAAGGACTCCACTTTGCGCGCATTGAGCGCTCTCTTGCAACAGTTGAACCCAAAGGAGGTGATCATATCAAGCAGCGATTGGGTTTCCAAGGATGCTGAAAGGAGGCAGGCTTTCAAGCACATCTGCGACGAAATCACCAAGTGGACTGAGAGCGAAGGGTTCTCGGTAGAGCACATCTCCAGCACGGCGTTGCCAAGCCTGTCGATGAGCGCTATGGTGACGGCAGAGCAGGTGATGGCGAGCTACTTCACATTTCTTTGTCTTGCAAGCGACATCGCTATTTTCTCAACGGCAACGGAGTACACGGCGCACTTGTCTGGTGTGATCGGTGCCGACTCTgggacagcggcgtcggaTACTATGTTGGGTGGGGCAGCTAGTGGAAAGTCGTCCATTATGGATTATGAGCACCGCTTTGACAAGGGCCTGGTGCTGGATGCCGCCACCGTGAGCAATTTGGAAGTGCTAACAAACTTGCATGATGGCTCTGACAAGCATTCATTGAATGAGTGTCTAAATCGCTGCAGCACAAACGGTGGACGTCGCCTTTTCCGCTcctggctgctgcggccgtcCGCCAGCTCGCGGGTCATCGCGGCGCGCCAAGAAGCCGTGCGTTTTTTGGCGCGATACAATTTGCTGCACTCTTTAAGGGACATGGAGGTTAGCGAGCAGGCCGGGGAGAAGCGATTCCGCTCGAACGAGGGACTGTCTCTGTTCTCGTCCGTAGTGTTCGTCGACTTCGAGCGCTTCCTTTCGCGTTTGTCCGACATAAAGCAGAATGACTCGCAAAACATCGCGTACGTCGATCCCATGGTGCAGTACAAGAAGAACCTTGGCATCATTCTCTCGTCTGTGCAAGCCCTAAGCGCGATGGTAGGCTGGGGCAAGCAGTTCTTTGCACAGTGCCGCGAGGTCGCGTGCGAACAGGGGACTGACATTCCTGCACTTTTAGGGGAGCTTCTCGAGGAAGTTACTACTGCCGAAGCCAGCAGCAAGCGCATCGAAGGCTTGTTCGACCGCCAAGCCGCTGAGGAGAGTGGCTTGCTGATTCCCTCGCCAGGAACGTCGAGCGCGTACGACGCGGCAACCGCGAAGCTGAGGCATGTCGAGTCAAAGCTGCACGACGTGCGACGCCAGCTACAAGAAGATGTGTTCCGAGGTGCGCAAGCTCATTTTGCCGATCTGGGGAAAGATCTGTTCTTGATTGAGGTTGCTGTGGCCGATGCGCCAAAGATGACACCCGCCGGGATGGTTGAAAGAGCGCGGAACGCAAAGAGCGTCAAGTACGTCGTGTCTTCTATCGAAGCCCTCGTGGAGACTCACAAGGAGGCCACCGCCATGAAAGCCGGAGCTTTGCTTACTGTTCTGTGCAGCGTTGCGAGCCGCATCTGTGACGAGTTTCCGCGCCTTTTTTCGGCTAGCCGGGCCCTATCGTATATTGATTGTTTACTAAGCTTGGCGCAGCTCCATCAAGCGTTTCCCACGGTATGCTATCCACGGCTTTGCACGGCGCACGAGCGTGATGTTGCCGTGGTGCGCGGGTGGGACATGATCCACCCCCTTCTCACAGCAAAGAACCCTGTAGCGAACAATGTGAGCCTAGACGACGTCGAGGGACGCGTTTTGCTTCTGACTGGTCCTAATATGGCGGGCAAGAGCACGCTGATGCGCACCGTTGCCATAAACGTGCTCCTGGCACAGCTAGGCGGGCCTGTGCTGGCTACCAAGATGGAACTCTCCCCGGTCGACCGCGTCTTCACCCGCATTGGTGCCCGCGATGCATCGCACAAAGGCCAAAGTACCCTATACGTGGAGCTCAGCGAGACCGCCGATATCCTGCACAGcgcaagcgcgcgcagccTGTGCCTTGTCGACGAGCTTGGACGAGGGACGTCGACGCACGATGGCATGGCTATTGCGCACGCCACGCTGCACGCCTTGACGACGGCCaagcctgcagcgcctctcaCTATTTTCTCCACACACTACCACGCCCTAGCGATTGAGCAGGCACGTACAGCAACAACCACTCCCAcaggtgcacacgcacgcgcggtACAGCTGGGGTACATGGATTTTGTTCTGAAGTTTGAGACAGCGGCTGCCTTTGCGGACGAGGAGGCTAACGACAGGAGCCGCAGCTTTGCACCGGGGTCGTGCGTGTCGAATGTGGTGTTTTTGTACCGACTGGTCCGCGGCATCTGCGCCCGCAGCTACGGCGTAGAGGTTGCGGTGATGGCTGGTATCCCAAACACGTTGgtgcagctggcgaaggCAAAATCAGAGGCGATGTCGCGCGAGACCGCCTTCCACGAAGATGTGCGCGCTATCGAAAACTTCATCCGCGTTTga
- a CDS encoding phosphomannomutase, putative, producing the protein MTSKVILLFDVDGTLTPPRNPETLDMKQTLAKVRAAGFKLGVVGGSDFAKQKEQLGESILEDFDYVFSENGLLAYKDGKEFHRNSLLKALGNEKVVAFVKKCLHLIADLDIPVQRGTFVEFRNGMFNVSPIGRNCSQQERDEFEQLDKERHIREKLIRNLKEAFPDYPLAYSVGGQISFDVFPKGWDKTYCLQFVENDFQTIHFFGDKTSEGGNDYEIYTDCRTIGHSVKTYKDTIAILESLLEESR; encoded by the coding sequence ATGACCTCCAAGGTTATTCTTCTCTTTGACGTCGATGGCACCCTGACGCCGCCTCGCAATCCGGAAACCCTGGACATGAAGCAGACGCTGGCGAAGGTTCGTGCAGCTGGCTTCAAGCTTGGCGTCGTCGGTGGCTCCGACTTTGCCAAGCAGAAGGAGCAGCTGGGCGAGTCGATTCTGGAGGACTTTGACTATGTGTTTTCCGAGAACGGTCTATTGGCCTACAAGGATGGCAAGGAATTCCACCGAAACAGCTTGCTGAAGGCTCTTGGGAACGAGAAGGTGGTGGCATTTGTAAAGAAGTGTCTGCACCTCATCGCCGATTTGGACATTCcagtgcagcgcggcacgtTTGTGGAGTTCCGCAACGGTATGTTCAACGTCTCTCCCATCGGCCGCAACTGCTCGCAGCAGGAGCGTGACGAGTTCGAGCAGCTTGACAAGGAGCGCCATATCCGTGAGAAGCTCATCAGGAACCTCAAGGAGGCCTTCCCGGACTACCCGCTTGCCTATTCCGTAGGCGGTCAAATCAGTTTCGACGTCTTCCCGAAAGGGTGGGATAAGACTTACTGCCTTCAGTTTGTCGAAAATGATTTTCAAACGATTCACTTTTTCGGTGATAAGACGTCAGAGGGCGGCAACGATTATGAGATCTACACTGATTGTCGCACAATCGGTCATTCTGTGAAGACATATAAGGATACGATTGCGATTCTTGAGTCACTCCTCGAGGAGTCGCGGTGA